A genomic segment from Pararge aegeria chromosome 15, ilParAegt1.1, whole genome shotgun sequence encodes:
- the LOC120630073 gene encoding transmembrane protein 183 isoform X1, with translation MPKKKGKKQGINADFTINDCANAPKPVGKAKKSATKEALPEKSWEDLHDEDFEILQDEDPEGPKVFVYKKKKNHSKCEIGHNNHLGIVYPEIVWYLISPFIKPEEVGNFAGINRATYSITKRESFWRALYKKYCQNKPNLLPEKFRIENDYRLYGLRQKVIRALYHTYDVFIQKVIRDTAQMISGRYTRPYELVGRRCVNVWYSKEPTQFSLYFKLKKLNHQRVERRDFIEELGRIDANPEEDTQILEVTCMSHFDVPPLLGMTLSSVRVTVVQSCRHRRLHLGFSRSHTSIFLKKDPECSICIGSVMDVLVYDWWDPKYPYFEMKLPYYMLEEESLPMLKKDFFSS, from the exons ATGCCGaagaaaaaaggtaaaaaacaGGGAATTAACGCAG ATTTTACAATAAATGACTGTGCGAATGCTCCAAAACCTGTGGGTAAAGCAAAAAAATCAGCAACTAAAGAAGCTTTACCCGAGAAATCATGGGAGGACCTGCATGATGAAGATTTTGAAATTCTTCAGGATGAAGACCCAGAAGGGCCTAAagtctttgtatataaaaaaaagaagaatcaTTCCAAATGTGAGATAGGCCACAATAATCATCTGGGGATAGTTTATCCTGAGATTGTGTGGTATTTAATATCTCCATTTATAAAACCTGAAGAAGTTGGTAACTTTGCTGGCATAAACCGAGCAACTTATTCTATAACTAAGAGGGAGTCATTCTGGCGTGCATTGTATAAGAAATATTGTCAAAACAAGCCTAACCTCCTACCTGAGAAATTCAGGATAGAAAATGATTACAGGCTGTATGGCTTACGACAGAAGGTTATAAGAGCATTGTATCATACATATGATGTGTTCATTCAGAAG GTTATAAGAGACACGGCGCAAATGATCAGCGGAAGATACACTCGCCCGTACGAGCTGGTGGGTCGCAGGTGCGTGAACGTGTGGTACAGCAAGGAGCCGACCCAGTTCTCACTCTACTTCAAATTGAAGAAGTTGAACCACCAACGTGTGGAGCGGAGGGACTTCATCGAAGAGTTGGGTCGGATAGATGCCAATCCGGAAGAGGACACCCAGATACTGGAG GTGACCTGCATGAGTCATTTCGACGTCCCCCCCCTACTGGGCATGACGCTGTCGTCAGTGCGCGTGACGGTGGTGCAGTCTTGCCGCCACCGCCGACTGCACCTCGGCTTCAGCAGAAGCCACACCAGCATATTCCTGAAGAAGGATCCGGAATGTTCGATATGCATTGGCTCGGTCATGGACGTACTGGTCTACGATTGGTGGGACCCGAAGTACCCGTACTTCGAAATGAAGCTGCCATATTATATGCTTGAAGAGGAATCGCTGCCTATGTTGAAGAAGGACTTCTTCTCTTCGTAA
- the LOC120630073 gene encoding transmembrane protein 183 isoform X2 codes for MPKKKDFTINDCANAPKPVGKAKKSATKEALPEKSWEDLHDEDFEILQDEDPEGPKVFVYKKKKNHSKCEIGHNNHLGIVYPEIVWYLISPFIKPEEVGNFAGINRATYSITKRESFWRALYKKYCQNKPNLLPEKFRIENDYRLYGLRQKVIRALYHTYDVFIQKVIRDTAQMISGRYTRPYELVGRRCVNVWYSKEPTQFSLYFKLKKLNHQRVERRDFIEELGRIDANPEEDTQILEVTCMSHFDVPPLLGMTLSSVRVTVVQSCRHRRLHLGFSRSHTSIFLKKDPECSICIGSVMDVLVYDWWDPKYPYFEMKLPYYMLEEESLPMLKKDFFSS; via the exons ATGCCGaagaaaaaag ATTTTACAATAAATGACTGTGCGAATGCTCCAAAACCTGTGGGTAAAGCAAAAAAATCAGCAACTAAAGAAGCTTTACCCGAGAAATCATGGGAGGACCTGCATGATGAAGATTTTGAAATTCTTCAGGATGAAGACCCAGAAGGGCCTAAagtctttgtatataaaaaaaagaagaatcaTTCCAAATGTGAGATAGGCCACAATAATCATCTGGGGATAGTTTATCCTGAGATTGTGTGGTATTTAATATCTCCATTTATAAAACCTGAAGAAGTTGGTAACTTTGCTGGCATAAACCGAGCAACTTATTCTATAACTAAGAGGGAGTCATTCTGGCGTGCATTGTATAAGAAATATTGTCAAAACAAGCCTAACCTCCTACCTGAGAAATTCAGGATAGAAAATGATTACAGGCTGTATGGCTTACGACAGAAGGTTATAAGAGCATTGTATCATACATATGATGTGTTCATTCAGAAG GTTATAAGAGACACGGCGCAAATGATCAGCGGAAGATACACTCGCCCGTACGAGCTGGTGGGTCGCAGGTGCGTGAACGTGTGGTACAGCAAGGAGCCGACCCAGTTCTCACTCTACTTCAAATTGAAGAAGTTGAACCACCAACGTGTGGAGCGGAGGGACTTCATCGAAGAGTTGGGTCGGATAGATGCCAATCCGGAAGAGGACACCCAGATACTGGAG GTGACCTGCATGAGTCATTTCGACGTCCCCCCCCTACTGGGCATGACGCTGTCGTCAGTGCGCGTGACGGTGGTGCAGTCTTGCCGCCACCGCCGACTGCACCTCGGCTTCAGCAGAAGCCACACCAGCATATTCCTGAAGAAGGATCCGGAATGTTCGATATGCATTGGCTCGGTCATGGACGTACTGGTCTACGATTGGTGGGACCCGAAGTACCCGTACTTCGAAATGAAGCTGCCATATTATATGCTTGAAGAGGAATCGCTGCCTATGTTGAAGAAGGACTTCTTCTCTTCGTAA